The DNA sequence TCACGTTTCGGGTCATGATATCTTTACATTTTCTTCCTTCTCCTTCAGTTAGCACTTGAAGAATTTTGTTGACTGTTGATAATCTGGGGTCTACTTTCTCGTTTTCTATTTTCGCGATATGTGCTTGGGAGACTCCGACCAGCTGAGCTAGTTGTCGTTGAGTGAGCCCTGCGTCGGTTCTAAGTTTCTTAAGCTGGATGCCTGTCAATATCACGTTTCATAACCCACAGTTATTTTTTATGCGTAACAGATATCGCAAAATATATATTCTCAAGCATTTTATAAGCCTTGCCAAGGTGAACTTCCGTTGAGAAACATAGTAGTTGACCACTCCAAGCACACGCCTATAGAGCAGCAAAGAGTTGAAATCGTGGAAAGAAAGGGACTTGGGCATCCAGACTCGATATGCGACGCTATCATGGACAACGTCTCTGTCACACTATGTAAAGAATATCTAGAAAAAGTCGGCTCCATCCTGCACCACAATGCTGACAAATCCCTACTAGTAGCAGGCGACGTAGAACCTAAATTTGGCGGAGGCAACATAAAAGAACCCATGCTCCTTATAATAGGCGATAGAGCCACAAGTGAAGCAAACGGCGTTACAATACCAGTCAAGGAATTGGCTCTTCAAGCAGCCAAAGAATGGATAAGAAGTCACCTACGTTTTGTTGACCCAGAAAAACATATCCAATATCAAGTTGAATTGAAACCTGGCTCTCCAGAACTCGTCGACATCTTTAACCGAAAAGGAACAGTGCTTGGAGCAAATGACACTTCGGCCGCTGTCGGCTACGCGCCCATGACTAGACTAGAAAGAATCATCTTGAAGACTGAGCAGTATGCTAACTCTCCGTTGTTTAAGAAGAAGTTTCCAGAATCTGGGGAAGACATTAAAGTTATGGGGTTGAGAAAGAACAGCGAACTTAACTTGACA is a window from the Candidatus Bathyarchaeota archaeon genome containing:
- a CDS encoding methionine adenosyltransferase — protein: MRNIVVDHSKHTPIEQQRVEIVERKGLGHPDSICDAIMDNVSVTLCKEYLEKVGSILHHNADKSLLVAGDVEPKFGGGNIKEPMLLIIGDRATSEANGVTIPVKELALQAAKEWIRSHLRFVDPEKHIQYQVELKPGSPELVDIFNRKGTVLGANDTSAAVGYAPMTRLERIILKTEQYANSPLFKKKFPESGEDIKVMGLRKNSELNLTISMAFIDRYVEDERDYFRKKSEILEDLQLFIKTNVTFDKVNVDLNTLDVEGRGVGGVYLTVLGTSAESADSGEVGRGNRVNGVIPLNRPTCSEAAAGKNPVSHVGKIYNLLTHRIANSVYEQVPGLEEVYIWLLSQIGKPIDQPAIAAAQIVLQSGNSLESLQESIAEVVDAELANIDKFTMDLAYGRIPIC